A region of bacterium DNA encodes the following proteins:
- a CDS encoding SpoIIE family protein phosphatase, producing the protein MALEGITRKINIYPDPGAALETIQFNSIADIPTIVARGMFFAKQLGFVERDFHELEIVIRELLTNISRHAGGYGVVKMYSAPIDHHRELIIDFIDFGPGINDSHLVSEGISNGKSLGGGIPAVRRFCDRVELLKNHPRGAIVRIAKSGKQVSHQPIGAFVVVTRPFPGESTNGDQATVIHLGDTTLIALADGLGHGAIAYEASSMAIRIIEQNAGIPLEQLLAILHSELRKTRGAAVSIARIHARSSRIEYLGVGNVLTTLSNGVETRFVNFNGTVGLETPRAKVMEYQVSDGMIFAMFSDGLTSDWLIDCVPKGQYNLYECARTLLGKYARPNDDATLVLGRLALNEL; encoded by the coding sequence ATGGCGCTCGAAGGTATTACCCGTAAAATAAACATTTACCCTGACCCCGGCGCCGCACTGGAAACCATCCAGTTCAATTCTATTGCCGATATTCCTACAATTGTTGCGCGTGGTATGTTCTTTGCCAAGCAACTCGGATTTGTCGAACGAGATTTTCACGAACTGGAAATTGTCATTCGCGAGTTGTTAACAAACATTTCCCGACACGCTGGCGGGTATGGTGTTGTGAAAATGTACAGTGCACCAATCGACCATCATCGGGAATTGATAATTGATTTTATCGATTTTGGTCCGGGAATAAACGATTCTCATTTAGTGTCGGAAGGAATATCGAACGGTAAATCGCTTGGCGGTGGGATACCAGCCGTTCGCCGTTTTTGCGACCGCGTGGAACTACTAAAGAATCATCCCAGAGGCGCGATAGTCCGGATTGCGAAAAGCGGTAAACAAGTTTCCCATCAACCGATAGGAGCGTTTGTCGTTGTCACCCGTCCGTTTCCGGGAGAATCGACGAATGGGGATCAGGCGACCGTTATCCATCTCGGCGATACAACTTTGATTGCATTAGCCGATGGATTAGGTCACGGAGCAATAGCTTACGAAGCGTCTTCGATGGCGATACGGATCATCGAGCAAAATGCTGGAATTCCGTTAGAGCAACTGCTGGCTATCTTGCATAGTGAGTTGCGAAAAACCCGAGGCGCTGCAGTTTCGATTGCTCGAATTCACGCTCGTAGTTCACGCATTGAGTATCTTGGGGTCGGAAACGTTCTCACCACGCTCAGCAACGGCGTCGAAACCCGGTTTGTGAATTTCAATGGTACGGTTGGTTTGGAAACACCGCGAGCAAAAGTAATGGAGTATCAGGTTTCTGATGGAATGATTTTCGCGATGTTTAGCGATGGTTTGACGAGTGATTGGTTGATTGACTGTGTACCAAAAGGGCAATACAACTTGTATGAGTGTGCGCGAACTCTGTTGGGAAAATATGCCCGACCGAATGACGACGCGACTTTAGTGTTAGGAAGATTGGCATTGAACGAATTGTGA
- a CDS encoding STAS domain-containing protein: MGNEKGTLESLLGLLEATSGYLRITDMDQLCQLTADSIILHSTFQRCVVSVIEIDNTFRRAAFAGITPAEMDELRTMPRRTLEDTRHQLIDDFLIGRSYYIPHDRSQMEGLKSRRTYNESAEWHPDDFLFIPLFNPDGAIVGLINVDDPSDGKRPTISTLLPLELFANQMAAALENIRNHQKQTALIQRLRDQQNVVMELSTPVIQIAEGILALPLIGAVDSVRAQQVTENILQRITETESTVVIIDITGVPIIDTLVASHLIKTVAASRLLGTETIISGINPEIAQTLIHLGVDLSKILTKSKLSRAIEAALRMTNRTIAPLA; this comes from the coding sequence ATGGGTAACGAAAAAGGGACGCTTGAGAGTTTATTGGGACTTCTGGAAGCTACCTCGGGTTATCTGCGGATAACCGATATGGATCAACTATGCCAGTTAACGGCAGATTCGATTATTCTTCATTCGACCTTTCAACGTTGCGTGGTTTCGGTGATCGAAATCGACAATACATTCCGGCGAGCTGCATTTGCGGGAATTACCCCGGCAGAAATGGATGAATTGCGGACGATGCCGCGACGTACCCTCGAAGATACCCGTCATCAATTGATCGACGACTTCTTAATCGGCCGTTCCTATTACATTCCTCACGATCGTTCGCAAATGGAAGGCTTGAAGAGCCGTCGCACTTATAACGAGAGTGCCGAGTGGCATCCCGACGATTTTCTGTTTATCCCGCTTTTCAATCCAGACGGAGCGATTGTCGGACTGATTAACGTCGATGATCCCAGCGACGGCAAGCGCCCCACCATTTCCACGTTATTGCCGCTCGAGTTGTTTGCTAACCAAATGGCGGCAGCGCTGGAGAATATCCGTAACCACCAGAAGCAAACGGCCCTGATCCAACGACTGCGCGACCAACAGAATGTCGTAATGGAGCTTTCGACGCCGGTGATACAAATTGCCGAGGGGATACTTGCATTACCACTCATTGGAGCCGTCGACAGTGTTCGCGCCCAACAGGTCACTGAGAATATTTTACAGCGGATAACGGAAACTGAAAGCACTGTCGTAATTATCGATATCACCGGTGTGCCGATTATTGACACGTTAGTAGCATCCCATTTGATCAAGACAGTAGCAGCTTCCCGGTTGCTGGGCACTGAAACAATTATCTCTGGTATCAATCCGGAAATCGCCCAAACTTTAATTCACCTCGGAGTCGATTTATCGAAGATATTGACCAAGTCGAAGTTGTCGCGAGCGATTGAAGCGGCATTACGGATGACAAATCGAACAATTGCGCCATTGGCGTAG
- a CDS encoding anti-sigma regulatory factor: protein MDTKIVEIREEKDVVICRQECRTYAKNLGFSLVDQTRITTAASELARNIFEYAKTGVVKIERATNEDKSGLKMTFSDNGPGIANVDLALKEGWSSHRGMGMGMPGSKRLMDEFSIWSELGKGTVITTIKWLR, encoded by the coding sequence ATGGATACGAAAATCGTAGAGATTCGCGAAGAGAAAGATGTCGTCATTTGTCGGCAGGAGTGCCGGACATACGCAAAGAACCTTGGTTTCTCGTTGGTCGATCAAACACGAATTACCACCGCAGCAAGTGAGTTGGCACGCAATATCTTTGAGTATGCAAAAACCGGGGTTGTGAAAATCGAACGAGCGACAAACGAAGATAAATCCGGGCTGAAAATGACCTTTTCCGATAACGGACCCGGAATAGCGAATGTCGACCTTGCATTAAAAGAAGGATGGAGCTCCCACCGCGGAATGGGGATGGGGATGCCGGGTTCCAAACGGTTAATGGATGAGTTTTCGATTTGGTCGGAGTTAGGCAAAGGAACCGTAATTACGACAATCAAATGGTTGCGATGA